In the genome of Cetobacterium sp. ZOR0034, the window TGGACTTCTTTCTCCTCTACTCCCTAAAATATGTCCATTTGGAAACATCTTATTTGGGAATCCTTGTAATCCTTCCCATAGACGAATCTCTCGTCCATTCATATCAATCAACATTGCTCCTAAACCAATTAAATTAAATACTGTGTAACCGCTCCACGCTTTCTCTGGATTATAAATTGTAGCTCCTGTAGGATAAACTGTAGGATGACCCATTCTAAAACCTCCACATATATTTTATTTTTAACTTGTTCGTTAAAATTTAATTCATAATATCTTCTAGTTAAATACTCATTCAACTATGTTCTATTTTAATTCTTATTGATTGCAATTATATGCTTTAGTTTAGTTAGTAATCGATAATTTGTCAAAAGTATTTTAAGGTTAAAAATAAATTTTTTGTAGAACAAATTATATTCATTTTTTGAGTAATTTTTTAAAACCACTCTCTAATCGGGAATAAAAAAATACAAGTATATTAATATACTTGTATTTGAAGATCTTTTTTTAACCTTTTTAAATCTCTCTATTTCCAAATTATATTTGGTTTTTTTCTTGGAGTAGTTCTTCTATACTTTACATTTGGATAACCCACTACCATGCACGCCACAAGGTTCTGAGATTTTTCTATCCCTAAAAACTCTTTTATTGCTGGATTTTCCTCTGCTGCTCTCACTAAGAAACCACTAAATACAGTTCCTAGACCCAACGCATCTATCATAAGTTTCATATTTGCAGAAGCCAATCCTGCATTAAGAGCATGTTCTGATGTAACCATAATAAGCACTGGTGCTTTAAAGAATAAATTGTCCTCTCCATCAGGATTTGTAATAAAATCATCATGCATCTTTATCCACATAGCCGCATATCTTTTATATAAAGGATTTGTTGAATTTTCTAAAATATAATGCCCCATAGCTTTAAGAGTTTCTAAAGTAATTCTTCTAACATCTTGAATACTATCTTTCACCACAACATAGTTTACATTTTGTGCATTACTTGCTGTTTGAGTAAATCTTCCAGCTTCTATTATTTTTAATATCTTTTCATTTTCTACATCCTGATTTTTAAAATGTCTAATTGTTCTTTCAAATCTTATAAAGTTTAAAAGATTATCTGGGTCTATTGTAAAACTATCTTTATCATACTCAACTACATCATTCATATCATACTCATCTGTAGAAATTGCTGCCACAGGGCAAACAGCTATGCAGTGACCACATTTAAAACATCTTACATTTTTTATTTCAGCTTTTCCCTCCACCATCTCAATATCTTTTACAAAACAATCCTTAGTACACAGCTCACATCCGATACATTTTTCAGTATTAACCTTAAACATAAAATCATCCTCCAAATAAAAATTTATTTACTCACTATATTATATACCATTCTCCCAATAGTTATATTAATTTTTTTCATTAAATATCTTCAGTTTTACTATAAACATCTCCCTATCAATAACTATATCATATTCAATATCTCCTAAATCAGAAGCCTTTTGAACGATCGATAATCCCAATCCCATACCATCAAACTTGAACTCCTCTGCATTTTTACCTCTTGCAAAAGGTTGAAATAAATTTTTTTTATCAATCTCAATTGTTCCATCAAAGCTATTTTCAATAAATAAAAATTCATCTTTTTCAAAAATTTCTATCTTTCCTCCAACTTTACTATATTTTAAAGCATTCTGAATTAAGTTGTTAAAAATCAATTTTAATAGTCTTGAATCACCTAAGATATTGCTTGTTTTAACAGAAACATTTATCTCTATATCTTTTTCAAGTTCTATTATGTCATATTTTTCTAAAGCGTCATTTAAAATTTCATTTAAATCCAATTTTTCTTTTTTTACTTTGAAAACACTGCTATCTAGCTTCGAAAGAGTTAACAGGTTCTCTGTCAAATCCTTCATCTCATTTCCAACCTTTAAAATAATTTCGTGGTATCGTCTTTTCTCTTTTATATCTAAATTCTCCTCTTCTAAAAGAGCTGTGGCATGAGCACAAATAACTGATATTGGAGTTCTTAATTCATGAGAAGCATTCGATACAAAAGATTTCAAATTATTTATAGAAGTTGAAAGTTCATTTGACATCTTCTCTAAATTTCTACTTAAGTCTCCAATTTCATCCTCTCTAGGTATACTTATATTTTCTGGGAATTCTAATTTTGAAATCTTATCAGCTTTCTCCTTTAAATAACTTATATCTTTTGTTATTCTCTTTGAAAAAATAACTCCTGCAATCAAAGAGATCAACGATGCTATTAAAGCTGTAACTATATTAAATATATTACTCTCATGACTGTGAGATTGAATTACCGAAAGAGATGTTCTTACAATCATCTGTTTTTCTTCTGATATTTTCTCAGCATAATACAAAACTTTGGCATCATTTCCTAAAAACTCTTGGATTTGAAATTTATTGTAAACTGCTTCATTAATAGTTGTAGTTCGCCTCATCATATGGCTTCCCATCATGTGAGTTTTTTTCAGAGATTTAATCTCTATATCTATTCCCATCGCTTCTTTTACATCATAAACATAATTTTCATAGTTATCCTCTGATTGAGTTTCATATATATATTTACCTGTTTCTATAACTCTCATCATCATCTCTTTTTTTCTATATGTATAAAATTTTTCTAAGAAAATAGCATTAAAAAAATAATTTGTCAAAAGAGTTGTAAGTATTATAAAAATTGAAAATCCAAATATCTTTCGAAATAGATTCATTTTAATTTTGATTGAAAACATATCCAACTCCTCTTATTGATTTTATGTAATCACCATAGATTCCAAGTTTTTTTCGAAGACGAGTCACAAGAGTATCAACAGCTCTTTCCTCTCCACTAAATTCAAATCCCCAAACTTCGTTTAATAAAGTCTCTCTTCCTAAAATTATATTTTCATTTCTAAAAAAATATTCTAAAAGTAAGGCTTCTCTTTTACTTAAAATTATCTCCGTTTCTTCATCTATAATAACTTTAAATCTATTGTAATCAAAAGTTAATCCATCTAAATAGAAAAATTCATCACTTTCCATTTTTAAAAGTTTCTTTATTTTTAATAAAATTATCTTTGTACTTATGGGTTTCGTAATATAGTCATCTGCTCCAAGTTCTAAGCCATGTATCTCATCTAACTCTGTATCACGAGCTGTCATTATAATTATTGGAATCTTTGAAAACTGTCTTATCTCTTTGCATATCTCCCAACCATTTTTTTTAGGTAAATTTATATCTAAAAGAACTAGTGATGGTGAAAAAGAGTAAAACTCCTCTAAAGCCTCATCTCCTCTAGTTACTATCTTTATCTCAAATCTCTCTTTAATTAAAGTTTTTCCAATTATATTTGCTAAACTCTCTTCATCCTCTATAATAAGTATCTTTCTTTTCATCAATTTCACTCCCTATTTGCTATCACTTTTCGTCAATATATTATACAACAAAAAGACGAGTTCGCCCCGCCTTTTTATTGCTTCTATATTATTTATCTCAACTATTAGACTAATTTGTTTTCATCATATTTTGTTGCATTTTAGTCATATGAGCAGCTCTGATATTTGCTATCTCTCCATTTAAAACTTCAACTTTTTTCATATCTGGATTCGATGTATTCATAATTTTGCTTATTTCTAATCTTTTCTCTTGAATTTTTATCATATCACCTTGCATCTCTTTTCTTAACTCAGGAGACATATTCATTCCCATATGGTTTCCATTGTGTCCACCACTCATCATTCCACAGCTCATTGATTCATTCATCATTCCACCATTTCCATGATTCATTCCACCCATATTTCCATGTCCTTTAGCAAAAGATACCGCTGATAAAGCTAACATTCCTACAAATAATAATTTTTTCATTAAAATCACTCCCTTATCTATTTTTTATTTTTTCTCTGTTCTTTATACATCTATATTAACAAAAGTTTGTTACAGAATTGTTTCAATTGCATTTTTATTTTTTAAATTTTTTGATATCTCTGTGGATTATTTTTTATATCTAATTTTAACTTTTGAATCTCTGAATCTCTATTTTTTTCTAACTCTTGAATTTTAGAATTTAAAAATTTCAATTTTTTATTATAATCTCTAGTTGAACTTTTTAGATTTCTCAGTTCTATTTTATAACTATCTAATAATTTTTCATTTGTATCAAATATATATTCATAAGCTATCTTTTGCTCGGGTTTTAAATATAAATCAAACTCATTTAAACTAATCTCTACTGAAGCTAAAATAGATGTTATATTTAAAATAATCATTCCTAATAAAACTATTTTTTTCATATTTTTAATCCTCCAATAATAATTTTTCCATTTTTCTCTCTCAAACATATTAACAACTTTATGTTTCTAAATTGTGTCAAAAATTGTATAATAATTTGAAACGAATTTTTAAAGGAGCTATTAAATTGAAAAAACAAATTTTTGAAAGTTGGTTAGAGGGAGTTGAACTAAAATCACATATAAAAAATCCGAATATATCTGTTGGCGATTTTTCTTATTACTCTGGATACTATCACGAAAAACCTTTCGATGAATTTTGTGTCCGTTACTTATTAGGTGATAATAGTACTAAAAATTATAAAGAAATTTTTGGAGAGAAATTTGAATTTGATAAATTAATTATAGGAAAATTTTGTTCTATAGGATCAGGAGCTATTTTTATGTTAGCTGGAAATCAAGGTCATAATTATTCGTGGATATCAACTTTTCCATTCAATCCTAAAATTTTTCCAAATGCTAAAAATGGATTTAAGAAAAAAGGAGATACCGTTATAGGCAATGATGTCTGGATTGGAAGTGAAGCCCTTATAATGCCCGGAGTTCAAATCGCTGACGGTGCTGTCATTGCTGCTAAATCTGTAGTTACTAAAAATGTTCCACCATATTCAATTGTGGGTGGAAATCCTGCCAAAATTATAAAGAAAAGATTTTCAGATGATGATATTACTAAACTTTTAGAAATAAAATGGTGGAATTGGGATATTATTAAAATTAATGAGGCTTTACCTTTTATTAACAGTGAAAATATTAACGATTTATTTTTATTTTCCAAAAGTTAAATAAAAAAATTGACAAATTGATTTAAACACAGTATAAATATAGGGTGTATGGGTATATTTATACTGTAACTATATATAGGAGAACGCAATTATTTATGAAATTTTTATTATTAAGCATATTATTTTCTGTATCTTTATACGGAAAAGAGAATCTACAAATCTCAAAATATTTTAAATTAAAAGATGCAACTAAAAGTGCTACAGCAAAAAGATATAAAATAAATAATTTACCCAAAAGTAATACGAATATTATCTACGCAGCTAAAAGACTCGATAAAGTTAAAGAGATTTTAAAGAAAGATATATATGTAACAAGCTGGTATAGAGGTGACTTATTAAATAAAAAAGTTAGAGGAGTTAAAAATTCTCAACACAAAGATGGTCTAGCTATTGATTTCAAAATCAATGGCAGTGCTAAAACTATAAAATCTAAACTAGATAAAGCCAATATAAGTTATGATCAATTGATATATTATTCTAAGCAAAATAGAGTTCATATTAGTTTCAATAAAGATGTTGCAAAAGAAAGAAATCAATATATTTTAAAATAAATATTTTCTATAAAAAAACCGTGATGAGATTCACGGTTTTTAAAATTCTTTTATATCTCTGTTTTATAAGACTTGTTATTAAAAATAAAATCTCTAACATAAATCGAACCCTTTGGGTGTTTCAACATTTTTTGAAAAACTTGGATTGTTAATTTTGTTATATTAAGATTATTTAAAACCAAATCATTATTTGATTTTATTCCATAGTATTTTGAAATCTCAAGTAATTTAGGCCATCGATTTCTTCCATTCGAGTTTTTTATCTCAACAATATTTATATTTGTAATCATTGTACAAAATTGTATCCTCTGATTCAAATTTAATATATTTTCACTAAGTTTTATATTATGCGAAACGAAATGCTCTACATCATTTGAAAAAATTTTAAAAGCCTCTTTTTTACCATCATGAAAATCCTCTAATCGAATAAATTCACCTGTTTTTAAATTGAATCCCATTTTTATTGCTGTAATATTTGATTCTTCTAAAAAACTAGATGTTGTATCAATTGTATAAAAAATAATTTTTTTATAATCTTTTGATATCTTCTCTATTTCTGAATCAATTTTTTTTGAAGTTATAATAGTTTTCTTCGCTATAGGCTTAGGTTGATGTAGCTTTCTCTCACTAGAACTCCTAACTTTTACTTTACTGATATATTTAGATTTTTTAGAACTTTTCATATAAAAAAATAGCACTATTCCAATAGTTAAAACTAATATATATATCATATATTAAGCCTTTATTATTTTTAACTTCAATAAGTTGTCGCTAGATTTCTCGAACTTTATAGATTTCAATTCAAAATCTAACTTTGCTAGTTTAGGTAGTAACTCGTTTGCTATTTTTTCACATAACTCATGCTCTTTTAAGTGTGTATTTTGGTTTAAAATTTTCAAAATATATCCCTCCCAAATAAATTCTACATCTATATTTTATACTAATTTGTAGAAAAAAGGAAGACCTTTTTTAGATAAATTTTCAAATCTTTTCTTAATAATAAGTTCCAAGCTACAAGACATAAAATCTCTGAGAATAAAGTGCTCAACCAAACACCTTTTAATCCTAAACTTTTAGAACTAATAAATAGCACTATCGGAAAAAATACTATTGATCTAAATATAGATATAATATTGGATTTTTCAGGGGTATTTATAGCTTGATAGTATCCTGATTGAATAACATTAACTCCTATAACAAAAAATGCAAGATTAAAAATAGTCAGCCCTATATATGTTTCGTTTATAATAAATATATCATTTGTAAAGAATCCAATAATTTTATTTCCCCAAACATATAAAATAATAAAATAAAATAAATTTATGCTAAATGCTGCCATCATTGTAAATTTGTAAAATTTAGAAACTTTTTCATGATTTTTAGCTCCGTGATTAAAACTAAATAATGGTTGAACTCCAAACGATAATCCTAATAGTAACATATAAACTATTGTTGTTAAATAATTTATAATTCCAAACGATGCCATTTGATTTTCATTTCCAATTTTTAAAATAGCTAGATTCATACAAAATATTATAATTGAAAATGTAATCTCCATAAAAAATGATGGAAATCCTATTCTTATAAAACTAAAAATATTCTCTTTATATATTCTGCTTTTACCAAAAGAAAGATGACCTTTTTTAAATAAAAAATGTAAAACTTAAAATTAAACTTAAAATTAATAAAAATAATAGTATCTCTCTAAATATACTGATACCTTTTTTTATATTACCATTTCCAAAACTTTCAGATATAAGAGTTCCACCACCAACTGCAAACATCGAAGCTATCCCAAAAAATAAAATAGAAATTGGCATAACTAAATTTACTGCTCCTAATGCTAAAGCACCAACTCCTTGCCCAACAAAAATACCATCAACTATTACATACATTGATGAAATAAACATTGCAAATACCGAAGGTACTGCGTACTTAATAAATTCTTTAAACATTTTACTTCCTCCTTTAATACTCTTTAGTGTATACTCTATTGTAACAATAGAGTCAAAATATATTTGGAGGAAAAATGATTTTTTCAATTGGTGAAACAGCAAAATTAAATAATGTAACTATTCAAACATTACGTCATTATGATAAAGAGGGACTTTTAAAGCCTTCATATATAGATGAAAATACAAAATACAGATTCTATTCTATAGATCAATTTTTACAAATAGATTTCATTAAAAGATGTAAGGCCCTTGGCTTCTCTTTAGATAAGATAAAATGTCTTTTATATGAAGAGAATAGCTTAGAAAATATTTTAGAATCAATAATTTTTCAAAAATATATGGTTCAATTACAAATTGAAAAGTTACAAAATCTGAAAAACAACTTAGAAGAGTTAGAAAATAATTTAGAACACGCTATTTTTAAGTTAGATAAATCTCCTGATTTAGAAGATATAAGCTTTTATATTTTAGGTAGCTCTAAAGGTGAAATGAAAAATATTGCTGATATTGAAACTCATATAAGAAAAGTTTTGAAAAGTTTTAAATCTCCTCATAACATCAGTGACACATTTATTGTTTTAAAAACGAATAAAGACTCTCCTGAAATCTATACCGAGCTTATAATAGCTTCGTATTCTATTAAAAGCGAAATAAAATATTCAGCTCGTGGAGTCTCATTTTATACTGAAAGTGCAGCTTTCCATACTAAGGATTTCTTTGAGAAAATTGAAGATTTTAGTATCGAAAATAATCTTCAAACTAGAAGTGAATATCTCGAAATAGCCTATGTCTCAAAGCTAGATAGTAAAAATAAAGAGAGATCACTCGTAAGTATTTTCTCTCCAATAGATTTGTAAAAAACTCCTCGCGTGGATAAGCTAACTATCCTAACGAGGAGTTTTTTATAGTAAAGGGTATTAATAATATAAAGTTATTTGTTAATTCTATTGTATCTTTGAATTATTCTATCTGAATCAGCTACGTGCTTTTCAACAATTTTCTCTACAGAAGTTTTTCCTTCATAGTTTGCTTCCATTGCTTCAACCATTTTATCTCTAAGCTCTGGGAATACTCCTATAATAGCTCCTTGAGTTGAGTAAGATGGCTTAGTTTCTTTTATTTCAGCAACAGCAGTTCCAAATTGTGGATATTGTTCCATATTTTGTTTCATCTCTGCTGTATCGTAAGAAGCTTTGTTCACTGGATAATAACCTGTATTAATTGACCAGTAAGATTGAACATCTTTTGATGTAGCGTATTTAATAAAGTCCCAAGCTGCTTTTTGAGTTGAATCAGCTGATGAGTTTGTTATCCAAAGAGATGCTCCTCCAACAACACTTCCATTGAAGTTTCCGCTTTCGTTTAAAACAAATCCTGTACCAACTTCAAAGTTAGAGTTATTTATAACTCCTTTAATTCCAGCAGACGAATCAAAATACATAGCTACTTTTCCAGATGAGAAAGCTGTTCTTATAGAATCCCAATCTCTTCCGTATGATGTTGCAGAACCATCTTTATACATACCTCTTAAAAACTCTAAAATTTTTGGTAAATCTTTTTTATATGTTACAGATGTTGGAGTCTCTCCAGTTCTACCATTATTTTTATCTACATATGTCACTCCATCATTAGCTAAGAACTGCTCAATAAACCATCCATACATAAGTACTGCTGAACCGTATCTATCAATAGAACCACTGCTATTCTTTTTAACTAATTTCTTTGAATACTCTGCAAACTCAGCATAACTTTTTGGAGGAGTATTTGGATCTAATCCAGCTTCTCTAAAAGCATCTTTATTATATATCATTATCGCTGTTGATGAGTTAAATGGCATAGAGTATAACTTTCCATCTATTCTATAATAATTTAAAAGTGCATCCTCTAACTGATTAACATCAAACTTATCTGCTTCTATAAAGTTTTGCATTGGAGTTATAGCTCCACTATTATACATGAATGATGTTGAAATATCATTCATTTGAATAAGAGTAGGTGCATCTTTCGTTCCTGATATTGCCTTAAATTTTCCAATTGTTTCCTCATAAGATCCTTGATAAATTGCTTCAATCTCTACATCCCCTTGAGATTTATTGTAATCTGCAACGATTTTATTCAAACTAGTCTGAAGCCCTCCACTCATCGAGTGCCAAAATACTACTTTTTCTTTTCCTAAAAGTGTCGTTGATAAAGTTAATCCCAATCCAAATAGTGCCAATTTTTTTAAATTCATTTTTCCTCCCGTTTATTTTAAAGTTTCAATTCTTAATTACTCTTTTACTGCTCCAGAAGTCATCCCTTTTTGAAGTTGACTTTGCCCTATAAATAGAACAATTAATGAGGGAATAATAACAATAACTACTGCAGCCATTAAAATTCCAAAGTTTGTTCCCTCTTCTGCTTTTATCATCTTTAAACCAATTTGAATTGTTCTAGATTCCGGTCTAGTTGAAATCATCAACGGCCATAAATACATATTCCAAACGTTTAAGAATGAATAGATTCCCCAAGTACTTAATATCCCTTTTGATAGTGGTAAAACTATTTTTAAATATATAAATCCATGGCTACAACCATCTATTTTGGCTGCCTCAATTAGCGATTTATTAAGTGTTTTAAATTGTTGTACCATTAAAAATATTCCAAGTCCATTTGCTAAAAACGGTAATATTATTCCTAACTTTGTATTTAATAATCTCATTTTTAAAATTGTAAAGTAGTTTGGAATAAATATCGATTCCCAAGGAATAAATATTGAACACATCACAAGTAAAAATATAATTTTTTTCTCCTTAAACTCCACAAATACAAGAGCATAAGCTGTCATACTACAAATTATTATTTGAATAATCATGGCAACTATTGATGTTATTAAGCTATTCATGAAAAACTGAAGTATTGGCACATTCTGTAATAACTCTTTATAGTTTGTTAGCTTTACTTCACTTGGTAATAACTTTCCACTTATAATATCCTTCGTTGACATAAAACTAGAGATTAAAGCATATATTATTGGAAAGAAAACTAAAATTCCAGACAAAATAAGTAATCCATAAAATATTTTCTTTTTCATTTTACTGATAGTGCACCTTCCTTTCTAGTTTAAATTTAACAATCATTATTATTGTAATCAATAGAAGTAGGAATAATCCCTGAGCACTAGCATAATCAAATCTATAGTTACTAAACGCTGTTTTATAAATACTATATACTATAAAGTTTGTTGAGTTTGATGGTCCTCCACCTGTTAATATATCTACTTGACCGAAACTTTGGAATGATTTTAAAGTTGTTGTAATCAACAAGTAGAATAAACTTGGACTCAGTAGTGGTATTGTTACTCTAAATAGTTTCGAGAAATAATCAACCCCATCTACTTCACAGCTTTCATCAATCTCTTGACTTATATTTTGTAATCCTGCTGTTAAAACTAAGAATCCGAAACCTATATTCATCCAGATTGTTGCAAACGAAATTGCCCAAATTGCGTATGTTGAACTTGTAAACCAGTTTATTGGTAAAATTCCAAAGAATTTTAAAATATCATTTATCAATCCTACACTCGGATGAAATAAAAATAAAACTATACTTGAACTAGCCGAAACTGAAACTCCCATACTTGATGAGAAAATAACCCTAAATAGTTTTATTCCCTTTAATTTTTCATTACATATTATCGCTAAAAATAGTGATATAATCATACTAAAAGTCACTGTTATTAGTGAAAATTTTAATGTTGCTAAAATACTTTCATAAAACGAAGCATCTGTAAATAATTCATAGAAATTTTCAATCCCTGCAAATCCTACTATCTGTCCTTTTGAATCAGTGAAAGACAATGAATACATAACCGTCTTCAATAGCGGATAGATATAAAATGTCAATAATATTAGCAATGATGGCATTGAAAATAAAACTCCTGTTAATTTTTGTTCTTTTTTCATAATCCCTCCTCAACTATTACTTTATACTATCCATGTTAATCCTTTATAAATTTTATGTAAAAGTTGTGTAAGAATTTTATAAGTTCCTATTTTCACTTTTTTCTCTAATATTTTGTAAAAAATAAAAAAATAGAACCATTTCCTGGTTCTACAATTTTTTTATAAAATTTTATAGTTATTCTTTCCACTATTTTTAACTTCATAAAGTATTTTGTCTGCATTCTCATATAATTCTTGAAATTCTATTCCACTTTTAGGATATAAAGCTACTCCTATAGATAATGTTATTGTAACAGCCTTATTTTTTATAACTATCCCCTCTTTCAATATTTCAAATAATTTCTTCAATTTTTTTTCAATTGAATTGATATCCTTATAATCTACAGCAAAAATACTAAATTCATCTCCTCCCATTCTAATAACTATATCAAAATCATTAAAAGCTTTCTTCAATATTTTTGCTATTTGAACCAAAACCTCATCTCCACCATCATGACCCAATGTTTCATTAATATTTTTAAAATTATCAATATCTATCATAATAAAAGCATGATATGAGCTCAATGTACTTTCATCTATAATCTGTTTTATCATCTGTTCACCAGATTTTCTATTATATACTTTTGTCAATGAATCTCGAGCAACATACTCTAAGAGAGCATATTCTCTTTCTTGAGAAAGAGAAATTTCTTTTTTATATATATAAATTCCTACAAAAATTATACTCAAAAGAATAATAGCAATAAAAATTACTAAAACCATCGAGTGTTGAAGTAAAAAATCTTTAAAACTAATAACTTCAATATATCGCTTTAACCATTTAGATGTAAGCTTCTCAATTGTTCCATCTCTTTGTCTTTGGATTATTGCTTTATCCAACTCCTCTATTAAATATTTATTATTTTCTGAAACTCCTATTGAAAACATCTTATTTACTAAAATCTGACCAACTGCATTTATATCTCCATATTTTTTACCTAAACGACGCCCTACAGAATATGTAGCCAAAATAAAATCATTTTCTCCACTTTTTATAGATTTAAAAGCTTCTCCATAACTATTATACCCTTTAGCTTTTTTATCTAATTTATAAGGTTTCAAAAAAAGATTTTTGCTATCACTTCCTTTTAAATACGCTATCTTTTTATCATAGAGTTCATCAAAATTAGAATACTTTTTCGTTCCAAATAAAACAAAGGAATCTTTACTTACAGGAATAGAAGAATAAATATTTTGAGTATACTTTGAGCCTGTAACAACCCCTAAAATTAAATCTGCTTCATTTTTTTCTATAGCTTTAATACACTCACTCCAAGGAAGTAATCTTAAATCTATATTTTTTTTTAAAATCTCTCCTAGTGAATATATCAGTTCAACATCAAATCCTACAATTTTATTTTTATTATCAATAAACGAATATGGTTCAAAATCCACATCTGTAACTACAATCAAGGTTTCTAAGTAGTTATTATTTTCTTTATATTCCATTAAAGGTAGTTTATTTTTAAA includes:
- a CDS encoding CatB-related O-acetyltransferase — protein: MKKQIFESWLEGVELKSHIKNPNISVGDFSYYSGYYHEKPFDEFCVRYLLGDNSTKNYKEIFGEKFEFDKLIIGKFCSIGSGAIFMLAGNQGHNYSWISTFPFNPKIFPNAKNGFKKKGDTVIGNDVWIGSEALIMPGVQIADGAVIAAKSVVTKNVPPYSIVGGNPAKIIKKRFSDDDITKLLEIKWWNWDIIKINEALPFINSENINDLFLFSKS
- a CDS encoding MerR family transcriptional regulator codes for the protein MIFSIGETAKLNNVTIQTLRHYDKEGLLKPSYIDENTKYRFYSIDQFLQIDFIKRCKALGFSLDKIKCLLYEENSLENILESIIFQKYMVQLQIEKLQNLKNNLEELENNLEHAIFKLDKSPDLEDISFYILGSSKGEMKNIADIETHIRKVLKSFKSPHNISDTFIVLKTNKDSPEIYTELIIASYSIKSEIKYSARGVSFYTESAAFHTKDFFEKIEDFSIENNLQTRSEYLEIAYVSKLDSKNKERSLVSIFSPIDL
- a CDS encoding MATE family efflux transporter, translating into MFKEFIKYAVPSVFAMFISSMYVIVDGIFVGQGVGALALGAVNLVMPISILFFGIASMFAVGGGTLISESFGNGNIKKGISIFREILLFLLILSLILSFTFFI
- a CDS encoding ABC transporter substrate-binding protein translates to MNLKKLALFGLGLTLSTTLLGKEKVVFWHSMSGGLQTSLNKIVADYNKSQGDVEIEAIYQGSYEETIGKFKAISGTKDAPTLIQMNDISTSFMYNSGAITPMQNFIEADKFDVNQLEDALLNYYRIDGKLYSMPFNSSTAIMIYNKDAFREAGLDPNTPPKSYAEFAEYSKKLVKKNSSGSIDRYGSAVLMYGWFIEQFLANDGVTYVDKNNGRTGETPTSVTYKKDLPKILEFLRGMYKDGSATSYGRDWDSIRTAFSSGKVAMYFDSSAGIKGVINNSNFEVGTGFVLNESGNFNGSVVGGASLWITNSSADSTQKAAWDFIKYATSKDVQSYWSINTGYYPVNKASYDTAEMKQNMEQYPQFGTAVAEIKETKPSYSTQGAIIGVFPELRDKMVEAMEANYEGKTSVEKIVEKHVADSDRIIQRYNRINK
- a CDS encoding cell wall metabolism sensor histidine kinase WalK yields the protein MFSIKIKMNLFRKIFGFSIFIILTTLLTNYFFNAIFLEKFYTYRKKEMMMRVIETGKYIYETQSEDNYENYVYDVKEAMGIDIEIKSLKKTHMMGSHMMRRTTTINEAVYNKFQIQEFLGNDAKVLYYAEKISEEKQMIVRTSLSVIQSHSHESNIFNIVTALIASLISLIAGVIFSKRITKDISYLKEKADKISKLEFPENISIPREDEIGDLSRNLEKMSNELSTSINNLKSFVSNASHELRTPISVICAHATALLEEENLDIKEKRRYHEIILKVGNEMKDLTENLLTLSKLDSSVFKVKKEKLDLNEILNDALEKYDIIELEKDIEINVSVKTSNILGDSRLLKLIFNNLIQNALKYSKVGGKIEIFEKDEFLFIENSFDGTIEIDKKNLFQPFARGKNAEEFKFDGMGLGLSIVQKASDLGDIEYDIVIDREMFIVKLKIFNEKN
- a CDS encoding response regulator transcription factor — translated: MKRKILIIEDEESLANIIGKTLIKERFEIKIVTRGDEALEEFYSFSPSLVLLDINLPKKNGWEICKEIRQFSKIPIIIMTARDTELDEIHGLELGADDYITKPISTKIILLKIKKLLKMESDEFFYLDGLTFDYNRFKVIIDEETEIILSKREALLLEYFFRNENIILGRETLLNEVWGFEFSGEERAVDTLVTRLRKKLGIYGDYIKSIRGVGYVFNQN
- a CDS encoding nitroreductase family protein, with the protein product MFKVNTEKCIGCELCTKDCFVKDIEMVEGKAEIKNVRCFKCGHCIAVCPVAAISTDEYDMNDVVEYDKDSFTIDPDNLLNFIRFERTIRHFKNQDVENEKILKIIEAGRFTQTASNAQNVNYVVVKDSIQDVRRITLETLKAMGHYILENSTNPLYKRYAAMWIKMHDDFITNPDGEDNLFFKAPVLIMVTSEHALNAGLASANMKLMIDALGLGTVFSGFLVRAAEENPAIKEFLGIEKSQNLVACMVVGYPNVKYRRTTPRKKPNIIWK
- a CDS encoding D-Ala-D-Ala carboxypeptidase family metallohydrolase, which translates into the protein MKFLLLSILFSVSLYGKENLQISKYFKLKDATKSATAKRYKINNLPKSNTNIIYAAKRLDKVKEILKKDIYVTSWYRGDLLNKKVRGVKNSQHKDGLAIDFKINGSAKTIKSKLDKANISYDQLIYYSKQNRVHISFNKDVAKERNQYILK
- a CDS encoding MATE family efflux transporter produces the protein MNLAILKIGNENQMASFGIINYLTTIVYMLLLGLSFGVQPLFSFNHGAKNHEKVSKFYKFTMMAAFSINLFYFIILYVWGNKIIGFFTNDIFIINETYIGLTIFNLAFFVIGVNVIQSGYYQAINTPEKSNIISIFRSIVFFPIVLFISSKSLGLKGVWLSTLFSEILCLVAWNLLLRKDLKIYLKKVFLFSTN